The following are encoded in a window of Massilia sp. R2A-15 genomic DNA:
- a CDS encoding thiamine pyrophosphate-binding protein, translating to MTHPSRTGGQILVDALKIHGVDTAFGVPGESYLDVLDALHDSSIRFIINRQEGGAAFMAEAYGKMTGRPGICFVTRGPGATNASIGVHTAYQDSTPMILFIGQVGLDFMDREAFQEIDYRRMFGQMAKWVAQIDRADRIPEYIARAFQVATSGRPGPVVLALPEDMLVSMAETADARRYQPVQASPSAAQIGTLREMLAAAKNPLLLLGGGTWNAQACADVQRFAEANALPVACAFRFQDLLDNEHPNYVGDVGIGINPKLAARVKNADLLIAFGPRLGEMTTSGYSLIASPVPQQKLVHIHADAEELGSVYQADLMINSGAAQAAAMLAAMAPVNADAWRGTVAEAKADYAAWQQQPPIFKDGSAPLDLWQLVQQLQAAAPKDTIITNGAGNYATWAHRFFRYGGMRTQLAPTSGAMGYGVPAGVAAKIIDPQRTVVTFAGDGEYMMNGQELATAVQYKAGVIVIIFNNSMFGTIRMHQERDYPGRVSGTTLHNPDFAALAKAYGAHGEVVATTEEFAPAFARALEHTRTQSLPAVIELRYDGNLITPGATLETIKANALKAKG from the coding sequence ATGACCCACCCTTCCCGCACCGGCGGCCAGATCCTGGTCGACGCACTCAAGATCCACGGCGTCGACACCGCCTTCGGTGTGCCGGGCGAGAGCTACCTCGACGTGCTCGACGCGCTGCACGATTCGAGCATCCGCTTCATCATCAACCGCCAGGAAGGCGGCGCCGCGTTCATGGCCGAGGCCTACGGCAAAATGACCGGCCGCCCGGGCATCTGCTTCGTCACCCGCGGGCCGGGCGCCACCAACGCGTCGATCGGCGTGCATACCGCCTACCAGGACTCGACGCCGATGATCCTGTTCATCGGCCAGGTCGGCCTCGACTTCATGGACCGCGAGGCGTTCCAGGAAATCGACTACCGCCGCATGTTCGGCCAGATGGCCAAGTGGGTCGCGCAGATCGACCGCGCCGACCGCATCCCGGAATACATCGCGCGCGCCTTCCAGGTCGCCACCAGCGGCCGGCCCGGCCCGGTGGTGCTGGCGCTTCCCGAGGACATGCTGGTGTCGATGGCCGAAACGGCCGACGCGCGCCGCTACCAGCCGGTGCAGGCGTCGCCGTCCGCCGCGCAGATCGGCACCCTGCGCGAGATGCTGGCCGCGGCGAAGAATCCCCTGCTGCTGCTTGGCGGCGGCACCTGGAACGCCCAGGCCTGCGCCGACGTGCAGCGCTTCGCCGAAGCGAACGCGCTGCCGGTCGCGTGCGCATTCCGCTTCCAGGACCTGCTCGACAACGAGCATCCGAATTACGTGGGCGACGTCGGCATCGGCATCAACCCCAAGCTGGCGGCGCGCGTGAAGAACGCCGACCTGCTGATCGCCTTCGGTCCGCGCCTGGGCGAGATGACCACGAGCGGCTATTCGCTGATCGCTTCGCCGGTGCCGCAACAGAAGCTGGTGCACATCCACGCGGACGCCGAGGAGCTGGGCAGCGTGTACCAGGCCGACCTGATGATCAACAGCGGCGCCGCGCAGGCGGCGGCGATGCTGGCGGCAATGGCGCCGGTGAACGCCGATGCATGGCGCGGCACCGTGGCCGAGGCGAAGGCGGACTACGCGGCGTGGCAGCAGCAGCCGCCGATCTTCAAGGACGGCAGCGCTCCCCTCGACCTGTGGCAGCTGGTGCAGCAGCTGCAGGCCGCCGCGCCGAAGGACACCATCATCACCAACGGCGCCGGCAACTACGCGACCTGGGCGCACCGCTTCTTCCGCTACGGCGGCATGCGCACGCAGCTGGCGCCGACCAGCGGAGCGATGGGTTACGGCGTGCCGGCCGGCGTCGCCGCCAAGATCATCGACCCGCAGCGCACCGTCGTCACCTTCGCCGGCGACGGCGAGTACATGATGAACGGGCAGGAGCTGGCGACGGCGGTGCAGTACAAGGCCGGCGTGATCGTCATCATCTTCAACAACAGCATGTTCGGCACGATCCGCATGCACCAGGAGCGCGATTACCCGGGCCGCGTGTCGGGCACGACGCTGCACAATCCCGATTTCGCCGCGCTGGCGAAGGCGTATGGCGCGCACGGCGAAGTGGTCGCGACGACCGAAGAATTCGCCCCCGCGTTCGCGCGCGCGCTGGAGCACACGCGCACGCAGTCGCTGCCGGCGGTGATCGAGCTGCGCTACGACGGCAACCTGATCACGCCGGGCGCGACGCTGGAGACGATCAAGGCGAATGCGCTGAAGGCCAAGGGCTGA
- a CDS encoding MFS transporter, with the protein MKPLGWPNLLCYGAFGLPLAMVALPIYVYLPQFYAERAGLPLALIGALLLAARIAAAFIDPLLGWWIARGHSAYPRFVALALTPLLAGFLGLFNPPAMGGGATMGWFGATLMLVYFGFSLATIAHQSWGAALTAAPALRARVTGVREGFGLAGVVLAAAVTAMAGYGGLSAVFAAALAAGAALLLARAVRPSGAASVAPPHWRELVLPFRQPRFRALFAVLLVNGVASAIPATLFLFFAADRLRLSSLSGGFLILYFCAAALSIPVWVALARRVGEARAWTAAMLASALVFVWAFGLAPGAAWAFGAICFLSGLALGAELALPPALLAGVIGKAGHGAGREAAYFGVWNWGVQITLALAAGIALPLLGWFGYEPGRPGAATELAAAYALLPCVLKLAAATMLWRAPLRDF; encoded by the coding sequence ATGAAGCCGCTCGGCTGGCCAAACCTGCTGTGCTACGGCGCGTTCGGCCTGCCGCTTGCCATGGTCGCACTGCCGATCTACGTGTACCTGCCCCAGTTCTACGCCGAGCGCGCCGGGCTGCCGCTGGCGCTGATCGGCGCCTTGCTGCTGGCCGCGCGCATTGCGGCCGCTTTTATCGACCCGCTGCTGGGCTGGTGGATCGCGCGCGGACACAGCGCCTACCCGCGCTTCGTCGCGTTGGCGCTGACCCCACTGCTGGCAGGCTTCCTTGGCCTCTTCAATCCGCCGGCGATGGGCGGCGGGGCCACGATGGGGTGGTTCGGCGCGACGCTGATGCTGGTCTACTTCGGCTTCAGCCTCGCCACCATCGCGCACCAGAGCTGGGGCGCCGCATTGACCGCCGCGCCCGCGCTGCGCGCGCGCGTGACGGGCGTGCGCGAAGGCTTCGGCCTGGCCGGCGTGGTGCTGGCCGCCGCCGTCACTGCGATGGCCGGCTATGGCGGCCTTTCCGCCGTCTTCGCCGCGGCGCTGGCGGCTGGGGCGGCGCTGCTGCTGGCCAGGGCCGTGCGCCCCAGCGGCGCGGCGTCCGTTGCGCCGCCGCACTGGCGCGAGCTGGTCCTGCCGTTTCGCCAGCCGCGCTTCCGTGCGCTGTTTGCCGTGCTGCTCGTGAACGGCGTAGCCTCGGCGATTCCCGCCACGCTGTTCCTGTTTTTCGCCGCCGACCGGCTGCGTCTGTCGTCGCTGTCCGGCGGGTTCCTGATCCTGTATTTCTGCGCCGCCGCGCTGTCGATACCGGTCTGGGTTGCGCTGGCCCGGCGCGTCGGCGAGGCGCGCGCGTGGACCGCTGCGATGCTGGCGTCGGCGCTGGTGTTCGTCTGGGCCTTCGGCCTCGCGCCAGGCGCCGCATGGGCATTCGGCGCGATCTGCTTTCTGTCCGGCCTTGCGCTGGGGGCAGAGCTGGCGCTGCCGCCCGCCTTGCTGGCCGGCGTCATCGGCAAGGCCGGCCACGGCGCCGGGCGCGAAGCGGCGTATTTCGGCGTCTGGAACTGGGGCGTGCAAATCACGCTGGCGCTGGCGGCAGGCATCGCCTTGCCCCTACTGGGATGGTTCGGCTACGAGCCGGGGCGGCCCGGCGCGGCCACCGAACTGGCGGCGGCATACGCGCTGCTGCCGTGCGTGTTGAAACTGGCGGCCGCCACGATGCTGTGGCGCGCGCCGCTGAGAGACTTTTAA
- a CDS encoding NAD(P)/FAD-dependent oxidoreductase, which yields MKIAVVGAGIAGLSCAYRLAQASADVTLFEAGNYFGGHSNTVDVTLDGRSFGVDTGFLVFNDRTYPNLVALFAELGVETAPSDMSFSVRLPRANGRALEWAGASLDTVFAQRANLLDPRFLRMVRDILRFNREATALAQGGAAPDVALGAWLDQHGYSATFRNWYLLPMAACIWSCPSDQMLAFPLSTFVRFCHNHGLLQVSDRPQWRTVKGGSRNYVDKMLAAIPSRRLLSPVRSVRRGAGGAHSVRIATAAGVEHFDQVVMACHSDQSLALLSDARAEERAVLSAIRYQQNRAVLHTDARCLPARRKTWSAWNYQSSASATPEVCVHYLLNMLQPLPCSAPVIVSLNPIEAPDPASVLGEFDYAHPVFDRGAVAAQRGIGAIQGVQGTWFAGAWTGYGFHEDGLTSGLGVAASLAELMETRHHAAA from the coding sequence ATGAAGATCGCAGTAGTGGGCGCCGGGATCGCCGGTTTGTCGTGTGCGTATCGGCTGGCGCAGGCCTCGGCCGACGTCACATTGTTCGAAGCAGGCAATTATTTCGGCGGCCACAGCAACACGGTCGACGTAACGCTCGACGGCCGCAGCTTCGGCGTCGATACGGGCTTCCTGGTGTTTAACGATCGCACCTATCCGAACCTGGTCGCGCTATTTGCAGAGCTCGGGGTCGAGACCGCGCCGAGCGACATGTCGTTTTCGGTCCGGCTGCCGCGGGCGAACGGCCGCGCGCTCGAATGGGCCGGCGCCAGCCTCGACACCGTGTTCGCGCAGCGCGCCAACCTGCTCGATCCGCGTTTCCTGCGCATGGTGCGCGACATCCTGCGTTTCAATCGCGAAGCGACGGCGCTGGCGCAAGGAGGCGCGGCGCCCGACGTCGCGCTCGGCGCCTGGCTCGACCAGCATGGCTACAGCGCCACCTTCCGCAACTGGTACCTGCTGCCGATGGCCGCCTGCATCTGGTCCTGTCCCTCCGACCAGATGCTGGCGTTTCCGTTGTCGACCTTCGTGCGCTTCTGCCACAACCACGGCCTGCTGCAGGTGAGCGACCGGCCGCAGTGGCGCACGGTGAAGGGCGGCTCGCGCAATTACGTCGACAAGATGCTGGCGGCTATTCCGTCGCGCCGCCTGCTCTCGCCGGTGCGTTCGGTGCGACGCGGCGCCGGCGGCGCGCATTCGGTGCGGATCGCCACGGCGGCGGGCGTCGAACACTTCGACCAGGTCGTCATGGCCTGCCACAGCGACCAGTCGCTCGCGCTGCTTTCGGACGCGCGCGCCGAAGAGCGCGCGGTGTTGTCTGCGATCCGCTATCAGCAAAACCGCGCGGTGCTGCACACCGACGCGCGCTGCTTGCCGGCGCGGCGCAAGACGTGGTCGGCCTGGAATTACCAGAGCAGCGCGTCCGCGACGCCGGAGGTGTGCGTGCATTACCTGCTCAACATGCTGCAGCCGCTGCCATGCAGCGCGCCGGTGATCGTCTCGCTCAACCCGATCGAAGCGCCCGATCCGGCCAGTGTGCTGGGCGAATTCGATTATGCCCATCCGGTGTTCGACCGCGGGGCGGTGGCGGCGCAGCGCGGCATCGGCGCGATTCAGGGCGTGCAGGGCACCTGGTTCGCCGGCGCGTGGACCGGCTACGGCTTTCATGAAGACGGCCTTACATCCGGGCTGGGCGTTGCCGCTTCGCTGGCCGAGCTGATGGAGACGCGACATCATGCAGCCGCCTGA
- a CDS encoding DUF1365 domain-containing protein yields MQPPDFGIRAEPQLCFGHVRHRRLRPVVNAFEYRAYYVRLPLRSMDADAPRCALFSRNRFNLLSFHDADHGDGTTGLVEWIDALLEKEGVTDADGEIWLQAMPRVLGFVFNPVSFWFCHRASGELRAVLCDVRNTFGERHFYLLDDGFEIPNGGEITARKLFHVSPFFAVEGAYRFRFMRVVRGRKGSLAETTVATIDYEDAEGPALQTSVSGVGAPIRTATAAAAFFKYPLMTFGVIARIHIQALRLWLKRVPFHSKPAPPKQKVTR; encoded by the coding sequence ATGCAGCCGCCTGACTTCGGCATTCGCGCCGAACCGCAGTTGTGCTTCGGGCATGTGCGGCACCGGCGCCTGCGCCCGGTCGTCAACGCGTTCGAATACCGCGCCTATTATGTGCGCCTGCCGCTGCGCAGCATGGACGCTGACGCCCCGCGCTGCGCGTTGTTTTCGCGCAACCGCTTCAACCTGCTGTCGTTCCACGATGCCGATCACGGCGACGGCACGACCGGCCTGGTCGAATGGATCGACGCGCTGCTCGAAAAGGAGGGCGTGACCGACGCCGACGGCGAAATCTGGCTGCAGGCCATGCCGCGCGTGCTGGGCTTCGTGTTCAATCCGGTTTCGTTCTGGTTCTGCCATCGCGCCAGCGGCGAGCTGCGCGCCGTGCTGTGCGACGTGCGCAATACCTTCGGCGAACGCCACTTCTATTTGCTCGACGACGGCTTCGAGATCCCCAACGGCGGCGAAATCACCGCGCGCAAGCTGTTTCACGTCTCGCCGTTCTTCGCTGTCGAAGGCGCTTACCGTTTCCGCTTCATGCGCGTAGTGCGCGGCAGGAAAGGTTCGCTGGCCGAGACCACTGTCGCCACCATCGACTACGAGGATGCCGAGGGCCCCGCGCTGCAGACCAGCGTGTCCGGCGTCGGCGCACCGATCCGCACCGCCACCGCGGCCGCCGCTTTCTTCAAGTATCCGCTGATGACGTTTGGCGTCATCGCCCGCATCCACATCCAGGCGCTGCGCCTCTGGCTCAAGCGCGTGCCGTTCCACTCGAAGCCCGCACCACCCAAACAGAAGGTGACCCGATGA
- a CDS encoding nuclear transport factor 2 family protein produces the protein MNYETELERLVQFYENLSEASLAHLPEIYAGDARFKDPFNEVRGIEPIAAIFRHMYQQVDEPRFIVNTRVLQGADAFLVWDFTFRMKRFSRARQCIRGATHIRFDADGLVALHRDYWDAAEELYEKLPVLGGLMRWLKSAANR, from the coding sequence ATGAATTACGAGACCGAACTCGAACGATTGGTGCAGTTTTACGAGAACCTGAGCGAAGCGTCGCTGGCGCACCTTCCGGAGATCTACGCGGGCGATGCCCGGTTCAAGGATCCCTTCAACGAAGTGCGCGGCATCGAGCCGATCGCGGCGATTTTCCGCCACATGTATCAGCAGGTCGATGAGCCGCGCTTCATCGTCAACACCCGCGTGCTGCAGGGCGCCGATGCCTTCCTGGTTTGGGATTTCACTTTCCGGATGAAGCGGTTTTCGCGTGCGCGCCAGTGCATCCGCGGCGCCACGCATATCCGCTTCGATGCGGACGGCCTGGTGGCGCTGCACCGTGATTATTGGGATGCGGCCGAGGAGCTGTACGAGAAGCTGCCCGTGCTGGGAGGGCTGATGCGCTGGCTGAAAAGCGCGGCCAATCGCTGA
- a CDS encoding SDR family NAD(P)-dependent oxidoreductase → MNPRIHDWSGRRVWVIGASSGIGAACARQLLRLGARVALSARDAAALEREASASTHALAAPLDVTDHASVLRARDAIVAAWGGIDLVLVVAGGYNEMRADSFDLAAANRLIDLNLRGVFNCLDAALPVLLGQGAGGVGIVASVAGYGGLPKALVYGPTKAALINLTESLFLDLRARGIAVYQINPGFVDTPLTANNDFRMPALMSAEDAAAEMIAGIERGQFQIHFPKRFTNSMRLARLLPYRLYFWLIHKVTGL, encoded by the coding sequence ATGAACCCGCGCATTCACGACTGGAGCGGCAGGCGCGTATGGGTGATCGGCGCCTCGAGCGGCATCGGCGCGGCCTGCGCCCGGCAGCTGCTGCGGCTGGGCGCCCGGGTTGCGCTGTCGGCGCGCGACGCCGCGGCGCTGGAACGCGAAGCGTCGGCGTCGACGCACGCGCTCGCAGCGCCGCTGGACGTGACGGACCACGCCAGCGTGCTGCGCGCGCGCGACGCCATCGTTGCGGCATGGGGCGGCATCGACCTGGTGCTGGTGGTCGCCGGCGGCTATAACGAGATGCGCGCCGACAGCTTCGACCTCGCCGCCGCCAACCGCCTGATCGACCTGAACCTGCGCGGCGTATTCAACTGCCTCGACGCGGCGTTGCCGGTGTTGCTCGGGCAGGGCGCCGGCGGAGTGGGCATCGTGGCCTCCGTTGCCGGCTACGGCGGCCTGCCGAAGGCGCTGGTGTACGGACCCACCAAGGCGGCGCTGATCAACCTGACCGAGTCGCTGTTCCTCGACCTGCGCGCGCGCGGCATTGCCGTGTACCAGATCAATCCCGGATTCGTCGATACGCCGCTGACGGCCAATAACGATTTCCGCATGCCGGCGCTGATGAGCGCCGAGGACGCCGCCGCCGAGATGATCGCCGGGATCGAGCGCGGGCAGTTTCAGATTCACTTCCCCAAACGCTTCACTAACAGCATGCGGCTGGCGCGGCTGCTGCCATACCGCTTGTATTTCTGGCTAATCCACAAAGTGACTGGCCTATGA
- a CDS encoding DUF3833 domain-containing protein — protein sequence MKIFALLGMAALCAGCSAPAPDQYASQQPRLDVQRYFNGTLDAHGMFQDRSGAVVKRFVVVMHCQWQGDTGTLDEDFTYSDGTRQKRVWTLHKAGDGSFTATAPDVVGTAHGVAAGNALRWKYVLAQPVGDKVYNVDMEDWMFLIDDKVMLNRTAMSKFGVSLGSVTLSFSKR from the coding sequence ATGAAAATCTTCGCCTTGCTTGGTATGGCGGCGCTGTGCGCGGGATGCAGCGCGCCGGCGCCGGATCAATATGCGAGCCAGCAGCCGCGGCTCGACGTCCAGCGCTATTTCAACGGCACGCTCGACGCCCACGGCATGTTCCAGGACCGCTCCGGCGCTGTCGTCAAGCGCTTCGTCGTGGTCATGCACTGCCAGTGGCAGGGCGACACCGGCACGCTGGACGAGGACTTCACGTACTCGGACGGCACCCGGCAGAAGCGCGTCTGGACGCTGCACAAGGCCGGGGATGGCAGCTTCACCGCGACCGCGCCCGACGTGGTGGGAACCGCGCACGGCGTCGCCGCCGGAAACGCGCTGCGCTGGAAGTACGTGCTGGCGCAGCCTGTCGGCGACAAGGTGTACAACGTCGACATGGAGGACTGGATGTTCCTGATCGACGACAAGGTCATGCTGAACCGCACCGCAATGAGCAAGTTCGGCGTGAGCCTGGGCAGCGTGACGTTGTCGTTCTCGAAGCGATGA
- a CDS encoding chalcone isomerase family protein, which produces MMRRLIAALALACAAALAQAAPAHIEASVPHARLAGSGVYTWFTLKIYTAQLWVGDQGYRADAPFALDLRYARKLHGRKIAEASAEQMEKIGAGSASERKAWLQKMLAIFPDVGEGTHITGVFVPGAGALFYLDGRPIGRIDDPDFARAFARIWLDPATTAPELRAALLKQAAPR; this is translated from the coding sequence ATGATGCGCCGCCTGATCGCGGCGCTGGCGCTGGCGTGCGCCGCGGCGCTGGCGCAAGCTGCGCCGGCCCACATCGAAGCATCGGTCCCGCACGCGCGCCTGGCCGGTTCGGGCGTCTATACCTGGTTTACCTTGAAGATCTACACGGCGCAGCTGTGGGTGGGCGACCAGGGCTACCGCGCCGATGCGCCGTTCGCGCTCGACCTGCGCTACGCGCGCAAGCTGCATGGGCGGAAGATCGCCGAGGCGAGCGCGGAGCAAATGGAAAAGATCGGCGCCGGCAGTGCGTCCGAACGCAAGGCGTGGCTGCAGAAGATGCTGGCGATTTTCCCCGACGTGGGCGAGGGAACCCACATCACCGGCGTGTTCGTTCCCGGCGCCGGCGCGCTGTTCTACCTCGATGGCAGGCCGATTGGCCGCATCGACGATCCCGATTTCGCGCGGGCGTTTGCCCGCATCTGGCTCGACCCAGCGACCACCGCGCCGGAATTGCGCGCGGCGCTGCTGAAACAGGCGGCGCCGCGATGA
- a CDS encoding cyclopropane-fatty-acyl-phospholipid synthase family protein, translating into MQKFAPPGTSVRAESPPAAARIILKLLSSLRHGALALRTPDGASRHYGDDSAPVALELKNWNLFNASMRSGDIGFAQTYIDGDWSTSNLAGLVELLARNRAAIESLVYGSWWGGLAYRIRHLLNRNSKAGSRKNIHAHYDIGNRFYELWLDPSMTYSSALFAGGAGTSLELAQAAKYGRILDQLALAPGARVLEIGCGWGGFAEMAARAGAHVTGLTLSTEQLAYARQRMINAGLADQADLRLCDYRDSVGQYDAIASIEMFEAVGESYWPGYFECIARSLKPGGRACVQTIVIADDLFARYRKGTDFIQQFIFPGGMLPSPSVFERLAREHGLQVVDRFGFGIDYADTLVAWRRAFHARLDAVRAQGFDEVFIRTWEFYLCYCEAAFRARNTDVMHFTLVKAS; encoded by the coding sequence ATGCAAAAATTCGCCCCCCCCGGCACTTCCGTCCGAGCCGAATCGCCGCCGGCCGCCGCCCGCATCATCCTCAAGCTGCTGTCGTCGCTGAGGCATGGCGCGCTGGCGCTGCGTACGCCCGACGGCGCCAGCCGCCATTACGGCGACGATTCCGCGCCGGTGGCGCTGGAGCTGAAGAACTGGAACCTGTTCAACGCGTCGATGCGATCCGGCGACATCGGCTTCGCGCAGACCTACATCGACGGCGACTGGAGCACCAGCAACCTGGCCGGCCTGGTCGAACTGCTGGCGCGTAACCGCGCGGCGATCGAGTCGCTGGTGTACGGCAGCTGGTGGGGCGGCCTGGCCTACCGTATCCGCCATCTGCTGAACCGAAACAGCAAGGCCGGCAGCCGCAAGAACATCCACGCGCACTACGACATCGGCAACCGGTTCTACGAACTCTGGCTGGACCCTTCCATGACCTATTCGAGCGCGCTGTTTGCGGGCGGGGCGGGGACCAGCCTGGAACTGGCGCAAGCGGCCAAATACGGGCGCATCCTCGACCAACTTGCGCTGGCGCCGGGCGCGCGGGTGCTGGAAATCGGCTGCGGCTGGGGCGGATTTGCCGAAATGGCCGCGCGCGCCGGCGCGCACGTGACCGGGCTGACGCTGTCGACCGAGCAGCTCGCGTATGCGCGCCAACGCATGATCAACGCCGGCCTGGCGGACCAGGCCGACCTGCGCCTGTGCGACTACCGCGACAGCGTCGGGCAATACGATGCGATCGCTTCGATCGAGATGTTCGAGGCGGTGGGCGAGAGCTACTGGCCGGGCTATTTCGAGTGCATCGCGCGCAGCCTGAAACCGGGCGGGCGGGCCTGCGTCCAGACCATCGTCATCGCCGACGACCTGTTCGCGCGCTATCGCAAGGGCACCGATTTCATCCAGCAGTTCATTTTCCCGGGCGGGATGCTACCGTCGCCGTCGGTGTTCGAGCGGCTGGCGCGCGAGCATGGCCTGCAGGTGGTGGACAGATTCGGCTTCGGCATCGACTACGCCGACACGCTGGTGGCTTGGCGCCGCGCCTTCCATGCCCGGCTCGATGCTGTCCGCGCTCAGGGCTTCGATGAAGTCTTCATCCGCACCTGGGAGTTCTACCTTTGCTACTGCGAGGCAGCGTTCAGGGCGCGCAATACTGACGTGATGCACTTCACGCTGGTGAAGGCGTCATGA